A region from the Aegilops tauschii subsp. strangulata cultivar AL8/78 chromosome 5, Aet v6.0, whole genome shotgun sequence genome encodes:
- the LOC109759854 gene encoding F-box only protein 8-like, whose protein sequence is METSGGGIHALSDDALVHILVRLPSVSVLRCRAVCKDWHRVTTDRSFLVAHAASRPREMIVQFTRDIYAAVQAMSLEPTQQQPYRFLCDYDLPGNIENVIYSLHGLLVLRQSCDLFVICNPATRQWTNLPELGPQSHCLPFECGFYFHTSSGEYRLLCHAIEKEEEEFTNSNFKPEIRRRYYILSAGAILPRRLGPAPSDPSGDLPMYEVPVAYRENLHWLSRHPQANHTKKMLAFDTASETFRLMSQPSPDNTVRTSLFELDGELCVAAISQSLTSLDIWGLQDYKAETWTLLHRVHVPMPVLYKRHEVSVSKVISLGNGAILIGCPKCDVARMYHLKDKRMICDDFTFGSVVHPRFLVFNESLVPHAFFDSPRCPDLETIYFS, encoded by the coding sequence ATGGAGACCTCAGGTGGAGGCATCCACGCTCTAAGCGACGACGCTCTGGTGCACATCCTTGTCCGCCTCCCATCGGTGTCGGTGCTCCGTTGTCGCGCCGTCTGCAAGGACTGGCATCGCGTCACCACCGATCGTTCCTTCCTCGTCGCCCACGCCGCCAGCCGCCCGCGCGAGATGATCGTCCAATTCACCCGCGACATATACGCGGCAGTGCAAGCCATGTCTCTCGAGCCGACGCAGCAGCAGCCATACCGCTTTCTTTGCGATTATGACCTCCCCGGCAACATTGAGAATGTCATATATTCTCTCCATGGTCTGCTTGTGCTAAGACAAAGTTGTGACCTCTTCGTCATCTGCAACCCGGCCACCAGGCAGTGGACCAACCTGCCCGAGTTGGGTCCGCAATCCCACTGCTTGCCCTTTGAGTGCGGCTTCTACTTCCACACTTCTTCCGGCGAGTATCGCCTTTTATGCCACGCCATTGAGAAAGAGGAGGAAGAATTTACTAATTCTAATTTCAAACCTGAGATAAGGCGTCGCTACTACATCCTCTCAGCCGGTGCCATCCTACCACGTCGACTGGGGCCAGCTCCTTCCGACCCATCTGGTGATTTACCAATGTACGAGGTTCCGGTGGCTTATCGTGAAAACCTACATTGGCTCTCTAGGCACCCTCAAGCCAACCACACCAAAAAGATGCTAGCATTTGACACGGCTTCCGAGACATTCCGACTCATGTCCCAACCCTCGCCAGACAATACCGTGAGGACATCCTTATTTGAGCTCGATGGGGAGCTCTGCGTCGCGGCTATATCACAGAGCTTGACATCCCTGGACATATGGGGCCTACAAGACTACAAGGCGGAGACCTGGACATTGCTCCATCGGGTTCATGTGCCGATGCCCGTACTTTACAAACGCCATGAAGTATCGGTGAGCAAGGTAATTTCTCTTGGGAACGGTGCCATCCTCATCGGATGTCCTAAATGTGACGTGGCCAGGATGTACCATCTCAAAGACAAGAGGATGATTTGCGATGATTTCACATTCGGTAGTGTAGTACATCCCAGATTCTTGGTATTTAATGAGAGCCTCGTGCCACATGCCTTTTTTGACTCCCCTCGCTGCCCGGATCTCGAGACTATATACTTCTcctaa